The following are from one region of the Hyla sarda isolate aHylSar1 chromosome 6, aHylSar1.hap1, whole genome shotgun sequence genome:
- the RNF2 gene encoding E3 ubiquitin-protein ligase RING2 gives MSQAVQTNGAQPLSKTWELSLYELQRTPQEAITDGLEIVVSPRSLHSELMCPICLDMLKNTMTTKECLHRFCADCIITALRSGNKECPTCRKKLVSKRSLRPDPNFDALISKIYPSRDEYEAHQERVLARISKHNNQQALSHSIEEGLKIQAMNRLQRGKKQQVENGSGAEDNADSSHCSNASVHSNQEAGPSNKRTKTSDDSGLELDTNAEAVTMDPALDGSSEIELVFRPHPTLMEKDDNAQTRFIKTSGNATVDHLSKYLAVRLALEEFRSKGETNQMSLNAASEKQYTIYIATANGQFTVLNGSFSLELVSEKYWKVNKPMELYYAPTKEHK, from the exons ATGTCTCAGGCTGTTCAAACCAACGGTGCTCAACCACTGAGCAAGACCTGGGAGCTCAGCCTGTATGAGCTGCAGAGGACACCACAG GAAGCAATTACAGACGGCCTGGAGATTGTGGTGTCCCCAAGAAGCCTCCACAGCGAACTCATGTGTCCCATCTGCCTGGACATGCTGAAGAACACTATGACGACTAAGGAATGTCTGCACCGCTTCTGTGCCGACTGCATCATAACCGCTCTCAGGAGTGG AAATAAAGAATGTCCGACATGTCGTAAAAAACTGGTGTCCAAGAGATCTCTACGGCCAGACCCAAACTTTGATGCCCTGATCAGTAAAATCTACCCAAGCCGGGATGAATATGAAGCTCATCAGGAGAGAGTCTTGGCGAGGATCAGCAAACACAACAATCAGCAGGCGCTGAGCCATAGTATTGAGGAGGGGCTAAAAATACAAGCGATGAACAG GTTACAGAGAGGTAAAAAGCAGCAGGTGGAAAATGGGAGCGGGGCAGAAGACAACGCCGACAGTTCCCACTGCAGTAACGCTTCTGTACACAGCAACCAGGAAGCGGGGCCCAGCAACAAGAGGACCAAGACCTCCGACGACTCGGGACTGGAGCTGGACACGAACGCCGAGGCGGTCACTATGGATCCTGCACTGGATGGATCCAGCGAGATCGAGTTGGTGTTCCGGCCCCACCCTACCCTGATGGAGAAGGATGACAATGCTCAGACTCG GTTCATAAAGACCTCTGGAAATGCCACAGTCGATCATTTGTCAAAGTACCTGGCAGTCAGGTTGGCCCTTGAAGAATTTCGAAGCAAAGGAGAGACAAACCAAATGAGTCTGAACGCCGCCAGTGAAAAACAGTACACCATATATATCGCGACAGCCAATGGGCAATTTACG GTGCTAAATGgttcattttccttggaacttgtcagtgaaaagtactggaaggtgaATAAACCGATGGAACTGTACTACGCACCAACTAAGGAGCACAAATAG